One Streptomyces coeruleorubidus DNA segment encodes these proteins:
- a CDS encoding aldo/keto reductase, with protein sequence METTRQLGRSGIEVSALGFGCWAIGGEWQGADGQPLGWGRVDDEESVRAVRRALDLGVTFFDTADTYGAGHSERVLGRALGKHRADVVVATKWGNVFDEDTRTLTGSDASPAYLRRALTASLDRLGTDYVDLYQFHLSDADTEQAALLRDACEDLVREGLIRAYAWSTDDPARAAVFAEGPHCAAVQHALNVLQDAPAMLRLCEEAGLASVNRSPLAMGLLTGKRRDGQPLEAGDIRSRPPAWLQGFGDGSGADPEWLTRVDALRDVLTSEGRTLGQGALAWLWARSSRTIPIPGFRSVAQAEENAAALEKGALTGAQLAEVDRLLGR encoded by the coding sequence ATGGAAACCACACGGCAGCTCGGACGCAGTGGCATCGAGGTGAGCGCCCTCGGCTTCGGCTGCTGGGCGATCGGCGGCGAATGGCAGGGGGCCGACGGGCAGCCGCTCGGCTGGGGCAGGGTCGACGACGAGGAGTCGGTCCGGGCGGTGCGGCGCGCCCTCGACCTGGGCGTCACCTTCTTCGACACCGCCGACACCTACGGCGCCGGACACAGCGAACGCGTGCTGGGCCGGGCCCTCGGCAAGCACAGGGCCGATGTCGTCGTGGCCACCAAGTGGGGCAACGTGTTCGACGAGGACACCCGGACCCTCACCGGTAGCGACGCCTCCCCGGCCTACCTGCGCCGTGCCCTGACCGCGTCCCTGGACCGGCTCGGCACCGACTACGTCGATCTCTACCAGTTCCATCTCTCCGACGCGGACACCGAACAGGCCGCCCTGCTCCGGGACGCGTGCGAGGACCTGGTCCGCGAGGGGCTGATACGCGCCTACGCGTGGAGCACCGACGACCCCGCACGCGCCGCCGTGTTCGCCGAGGGGCCGCACTGCGCCGCCGTCCAGCACGCACTCAACGTCCTCCAGGACGCCCCCGCGATGCTCCGACTGTGCGAGGAGGCGGGCCTCGCGAGCGTCAACCGCAGTCCGCTGGCCATGGGGCTGCTCACCGGCAAGCGCCGGGACGGGCAGCCGTTGGAGGCGGGGGACATCCGCAGCAGGCCCCCGGCCTGGCTGCAGGGGTTCGGTGACGGGTCCGGCGCCGACCCGGAGTGGCTCACCCGCGTCGACGCCCTCAGGGACGTCCTCACCAGCGAGGGCCGCACGCTCGGCCAGGGCGCCCTCGCCTGGTTGTGGGCGCGCAGTTCGCGGACGATTCCCATCCCGGGCTTCCGTTCGGTCGCCCAGGCGGAGGAGAACGCGGCGGCGCTGGAGAAGGGGGCACTGACCGGCGCACAGCTGGCCGAGGTGGACCGGCTGCTCGGGCGGTGA
- a CDS encoding nuclear transport factor 2 family protein has product MTIQTTRLSDPAVRAFVTAVNNHDREAFMALLAPGATMADDGSDRDLADWVDREIFSSHGHLEVDNESKGGRALIARYSNDTWGEMRTRWSFTVDDDGRISRFETGQA; this is encoded by the coding sequence ATGACGATTCAGACCACGCGCCTCAGCGATCCGGCCGTCCGCGCCTTCGTGACCGCCGTGAACAACCACGACCGCGAGGCCTTCATGGCGCTCCTCGCGCCGGGCGCGACCATGGCGGACGACGGCTCCGACCGCGACCTCGCCGACTGGGTCGACCGGGAGATCTTCTCCTCCCACGGCCACCTGGAGGTCGACAACGAGTCCAAGGGCGGCCGCGCCCTCATCGCCCGCTACAGCAACGACACCTGGGGCGAGATGCGCACCCGGTGGAGCTTCACCGTGGACGACGACGGCCGGATCTCCCGCTTCGAGACCGGGCAGGCCTGA
- a CDS encoding DoxX family protein, whose translation MRRYDRRDLGLLLLRLGTGGVLAAHGTQKLFGWFGGHGIEGTGQFMESVGYAPGKASATAAGLAETGGGALLALGLATPAAGAAAAGAMAGAAAVHTPNGFFNASGGYEYAATLGLTAAGLAVTGPGRLSLDHALGHAVNRSWMIPAAFAATAAGTALVVGARARRLRKAEEGEQDPLFEEDFME comes from the coding sequence GTGAGGCGTTACGACCGACGTGATCTGGGCCTGCTGCTGCTTCGGCTGGGGACGGGAGGTGTGCTGGCCGCGCACGGCACACAGAAGCTGTTCGGCTGGTTCGGCGGGCACGGCATCGAGGGGACCGGCCAGTTCATGGAGTCCGTCGGCTACGCCCCCGGCAAGGCGAGCGCGACGGCGGCGGGCCTCGCGGAGACCGGCGGCGGCGCGCTGCTGGCCCTGGGCCTGGCCACACCGGCGGCCGGTGCCGCGGCGGCCGGTGCGATGGCGGGCGCGGCGGCGGTGCACACGCCGAACGGCTTCTTCAACGCGAGCGGCGGCTACGAGTACGCGGCGACGCTGGGCCTCACGGCCGCCGGCCTGGCCGTCACCGGCCCGGGCAGGCTCTCCCTGGACCACGCGCTCGGGCACGCGGTGAACCGGAGCTGGATGATTCCGGCGGCGTTCGCGGCGACGGCGGCGGGGACGGCGCTGGTGGTGGGGGCGCGCGCCCGGCGGCTGCGGAAGGCCGAGGAAGGCGAGCAGGACCCGCTGTTCGAAGAGGACTTCATGGAGTAG
- a CDS encoding MazG-like family protein — MNDHTPQAPPSPDLWAAVETLWEWLGSNRPIEGREGVLLRILKLSEEVGEVAEAVIGATGQNPRKGVTHTWDDVQSELCDVAITALVALRSLTPDSREVFAQHLERVTRRSSGRSAQADVPRPSL, encoded by the coding sequence ATGAACGATCACACACCGCAGGCCCCGCCCTCTCCCGACCTGTGGGCCGCCGTCGAGACTCTCTGGGAGTGGCTCGGCTCCAACCGCCCGATCGAGGGCCGCGAGGGCGTGCTGCTGCGCATTCTGAAGCTGTCCGAGGAGGTCGGGGAGGTCGCCGAGGCGGTGATCGGCGCGACCGGCCAGAACCCGCGCAAGGGCGTCACCCACACCTGGGACGACGTGCAGTCGGAACTGTGCGACGTGGCCATCACGGCCCTGGTCGCCCTGCGCTCGCTCACGCCCGACTCGCGTGAGGTGTTCGCACAGCACCTGGAGCGGGTGACGCGACGGTCCTCGGGACGATCGGCACAAGCGGACGTGCCGCGTCCGTCGCTCTGA
- a CDS encoding MFS transporter — MTGVEWRFRAVVVAHAVSAYGTYLNLIALSLFSYEVTGTALGVGIVMAVRLLSGVTAGLAAGVLTARVTRRTVMVVTDLAQALAMVVLALRASDTPLWVLLEAVVVLGAGNTFFNVALRSAVPVMVGQDERARANGVLVTARSVATVLGFASAAPVIALGGFGVAFAVNAASFAVSAAAVLVLRPRTDDDPVGDPPEVLPEQGGTGSSGGRLGRLRLRVAGLAGALLGMIALRGLDALASASHNVALPLAAHAAEPSGPAVFMTRFWSAWAVGTLLAHQVLKRRSHGTSWGERAFAVGTCAMSFCFVAAFTGLPAPALMAAAVAAGFADGWTEIVYTSRLQAAPDRQRSRLFGLSATAEQSGFALGTMAAAAALEVLPALAVVGVFHGAAVCGALALLLLTAGRRGTGRPGPAGGDTHSPAAENHQPTGDNRPPTGGDHPSAGENHSPVGENRSDHSPAGEEKGEDAHGTSTGASQLPGS; from the coding sequence GTGACGGGGGTGGAGTGGCGGTTTCGTGCCGTGGTGGTCGCGCATGCCGTGTCGGCGTACGGGACCTATCTGAATCTCATCGCGCTCAGCCTGTTCTCGTACGAGGTCACGGGCACCGCCCTGGGCGTGGGCATCGTGATGGCCGTACGGCTGCTGTCCGGTGTCACGGCGGGCCTGGCCGCCGGGGTGCTGACCGCAAGGGTCACGCGCCGGACCGTCATGGTGGTCACGGACCTCGCCCAGGCCCTCGCCATGGTCGTGCTCGCGCTCCGGGCGTCGGACACGCCGCTGTGGGTGCTGCTCGAGGCGGTGGTCGTGCTGGGCGCGGGCAACACGTTCTTCAACGTCGCCCTGCGCAGCGCGGTGCCGGTCATGGTCGGGCAGGACGAGCGCGCTCGGGCGAACGGCGTGCTGGTCACGGCCCGTTCCGTCGCCACGGTGCTGGGTTTCGCGTCGGCCGCGCCGGTGATCGCCCTCGGCGGTTTCGGTGTCGCGTTCGCCGTGAACGCCGCGAGCTTCGCGGTGTCGGCCGCGGCCGTGCTGGTGCTCCGGCCGCGCACGGACGACGACCCGGTGGGCGACCCGCCCGAGGTGCTCCCGGAGCAGGGCGGCACCGGCTCCTCGGGGGGCCGTCTCGGGCGGCTGCGGCTCCGGGTGGCGGGCCTCGCCGGAGCGTTGCTCGGCATGATCGCGCTGCGAGGTCTGGACGCGCTGGCGTCCGCGTCGCACAACGTCGCGCTGCCGCTGGCGGCGCACGCGGCCGAACCGTCCGGTCCGGCGGTGTTCATGACCCGGTTCTGGTCGGCGTGGGCCGTGGGCACCCTGCTCGCCCACCAGGTCCTCAAACGCCGGTCGCACGGCACGTCCTGGGGCGAGCGCGCGTTCGCGGTGGGCACCTGCGCGATGTCGTTCTGTTTCGTGGCGGCGTTCACCGGGCTGCCCGCCCCGGCCCTGATGGCGGCGGCCGTGGCGGCGGGGTTCGCGGACGGCTGGACCGAGATCGTCTACACCTCGCGCCTCCAGGCGGCCCCCGACCGGCAGCGCAGCCGCCTGTTCGGCCTGTCCGCCACCGCCGAGCAGTCCGGATTCGCCCTGGGCACGATGGCCGCGGCGGCCGCCCTGGAGGTCCTGCCCGCCCTGGCCGTCGTGGGCGTCTTCCATGGGGCGGCGGTGTGCGGGGCGCTGGCGCTGCTGCTGCTCACGGCGGGCCGGCGCGGCACGGGCCGGCCGGGCCCGGCCGGCGGCGACACCCACTCGCCCGCCGCTGAGAACCACCAACCCACAGGCGACAACCGCCCACCCACCGGTGGCGACCACCCGTCAGCCGGCGAGAACCACTCGCCCGTCGGCGAGAACCGCTCAGATCATTCGCCAGCCGGCGAAGAAAAGGGAGAAGACGCGCATGGAACGTCCACGGGGGCAAGCCAGTTGCCGGGGTCCTGA